A stretch of DNA from Allomeiothermus silvanus DSM 9946:
TGAGTCGCGTCGCGGCGGCCTCGGCGGCGTAGCCGGAGAAGATAGGCACGAAGATAGCCCCGATGCGAGCTACTGCTAGAGCGCTGATGGCGGTTTCAGGAAGCATCGGGAGAAAGATTCCCACCCGGTCTCCTTTACGGATCCCCAAGCGGGTTAGTCCGTTGGCTGCCTTAGCTACCATGGCCTCGAGCATCTGGTAGCTGAGGCGAACGATCTGCCCATCCTCGCCCTCCCAGACAATGGCGGTCTCCTCGGCTCGGTGGGGGAGGTGTCGGGCTAGCGCGTTATAGGCCAGGTTGAGCTTTCCGCCGGGAAACCAGTGGGGCCACTCCGGGCCTTGGGAGATATCCAGGATTTGTTGGTAAGGTTGCATCCACTCGATGCCCAGCTCGTGCACGGTGGCTTCCCAAAAGCCCTCGAGGTCTTGGACGCTGTACTCGTAGAGGGCTTGGTAGGTGGAAAGCCCCAGCTTGTGCATAAGCCGCTCGAGGTGGCTGCCTTGGGTATAGGCTGCCGAGGGATACCAGATGGGTTCGGACATGCTGCGACCTCCGCTTGACGAACAGCATAACGCGACAGGGGTCACCTGTCGTACGCCCCTCGTCTTGCGCCAAAGGCCAAGACTGGCTTGAAGCCGGAAAACTCTTTCCATAGACCCCAGGCCGCGGGGTCACTCGCGTTTTTCAGCGTACGACCCCTATCTAGCCTTTCTTGCGGAACAACCCGAATATCCCTTTGCCCTTGAGGGGGGCTTCGGGCTTTTTATCTTTGGGTTGGGGCGGGGCCACGGGGTTGGCGAGTACGATCAGGAAATCCTTGAGGGTTTTGCGCCGCTCGGGATCTTTGTCGAGCAAGCCCCGCAAAGCCCGGTCGAGCGGCTGCGGGAGGTTGGTGGGGGCGGCGGGCAGGTGCAGATGGGCATACTCGAGCTGTTCATAGGTCTCGCCCTTGAAAGGCCGCCTGCCGGTCAGGAGTTCGTAGGCCAGCACCCCAAATGAGTAGGTGTCGGAGGCTGGGTTGGGGTCACCCCCGGCAAAGAGTTCGGGGGCCATGTAAAAAGGGCTCCCGGCCCGCTCGCCTAGGCGGTAGTTCTCGCGGGTGCGGGCCACGCCCAGATCGCCCAGCTTGTAGACGCCCTGGTTGCGGTAGATGTTAGAGGGTTTGACGTCCTGGTGGATCACACCCTGGTCGTGCAAGAAGACCAAAGCCGCGGCGATCTGTTGTAAACAGGTCTTGGCCTCGTCCGCTGACAACGCCCCATGGCTGAGGCGATCTTCCAGGCTGCCCTCGGACATGTACTCGAGGGCCAAGAAAGCCTCTTCCCCGAAGGGTTTCCCGGCCAGACCCCGCACTAAGTACTTGTGTGAGAGGGCTAGCGAGAGGCCCACCTCTTGGGCGAAGCGCTCGGCCAACTTGGGGTCGCTACGCACTTCTTTGCGGGGGATTTTCATCGCCACCGGTGTGTCGTCGGGGGCCTTGGCCAGGTATACCTGGGAAAAGCGCCCCAACCCTAAGAGCATCTCGAGTTTGAAGTCCTTGCGGGTCAGGTGGCGAAAATTCATTGCAGCGGCCAGACCTCCCCCGGTTTCAGCGCGCGCCCTTCTACGCCCAAAAGCCTGGCTCGAGCCACGAAGGCTTCCCCGTCTTGCATGATGGGTGGGAAGGTATTGTAGTGGATGGGCAAAACAGCCTTGGGTCGGATAAGCTCGAGGGCCTGGAGGGCATCGTCGGGTCCCATGGTGAAGTGATCCCCGATGGGGAGGCAGGCTAAGTCAATCCCGTGCTTGCCGATGAGGCCCATGTCGCTGAAGAGCGCGGTGTCCCCCGCGTGATAGATCTTCATCCCGCCGAACTCCAGGATCATCCCGGTGGGCATCCCGCCATAAGTTCCGTCGGGGAAGGAAGAGGAGTGCCAGGCTGGGGTGAGCTTGAGCGAACCCCATGCGGCCTTGAACTTCCCCCCGATGTTCATAGGGATGGCCTTGGCCCCTTTGCTCTCGGCGTAGTAGCCAATTTCGGCGGTGCCGATAATGGTGGCGCCTTTTTGTGCCAGGGCTAGGCTATCGCCCCAGTGGTCGCCGTGGGCGTGGGTAACCAGGACATAGTCGACCTCGAGCTCCTCGGCTTTGAGGCTGGCGGTGGGGTTGCCACTCAGGAAAGGATCAACCACGATTCGGGTTTTGCCGTCGCTCAAGTAAACCGCCGAGTGTCCCAGGTAGCGAAGTTCCAACATGGTCCACCTCCCTTATCTCGAGTGCCCAACTTTTCCATTCTCCTTGCAGCGTTAGCTTGAGGGGTTGGCCAGGCTTTTCTCAGTATATCGAGGCTCGCGCCGAGCATGAGTTTACCGACGAACTACCCCTGGTTGAGGGTCTCCAGTGCCCGGCTAATGGTGCGCTGGAAAGCGGCTTCAGCCATACGCCTGAGGGCCTTGCCGCCCCATTTTTCTCCCTCCGGGAGCTGGGCGTGCAGCCGCACGGTGATGGTATAGGCGAGCGCGTCCCCCACTGCTGTTCCCTCGCCGGAGAGTTCTGCCCAAAAGGCTGGGGGTTCGCCCCCCTCGTCGCCAGGAAACAACGCCACCAGCGAGGCCCGCCCCTCGGCTTCAGCCTGGAGACGGCTGCGGAAGGGAAAACGCAGGTCCCCTATCAAGGGGGTATAGGTGACCAGTTCACCCATTAGGTACTCGCCCTCGCGGCGCAAGTCCCGGAAGGGGGGGCGCCCGCCGAACACCCGTTCGGGAGTCAGAAGCTCAGCAGGGGTGCCAGGGATGCGCAATTCGAAGGTTCGCTCGAGGGTCATATAACCGAAGCATCTTAACACCCCTAGCCGGGACTGGGCTGAGCATCGGATCACATAGGGAGCTGTGGGAGGTAGCCAGGGAGGGAAGATGCCGTCTCGTTTTTCTTCTCACTCCACCCATTCCACCCGTACCAAGCCCGATTTCACCAACTCTTCGACCTCCTGGTCTTGCACGTTGCGCAGCCGCGGCAAATGACCGAAATGCGGGGCGGCGGTCGCCAGCCCTACCCGCACCACCAAGACCTCCTCACCCTCGGCTTTGCCGATGCGCCAGATCAGATGGTTGCCCAGTTTTTCCAGGAGGTCATCGAGTGCCGATTCCATAAGCCCATAGTGTCCGAGGTCTTGGGGAAAAGAGCAAGGGCAGTTTTATTGCTGCACCTCGAGCAGGGCGAATTTCAAGTAAAAAGTTTCTGGCACGTTCAACAGAATCGGATGGTCCCAGCCCTGGGTGCGCTTCTCGATGACCCGCAGGCTCTTGTGGGCATCGGCAGCCGCGTCAGAGAGCATCTCGTAGAACAGCGGCTCGCTGAGGTGATGGCTGCACGAGGCTGTAGCCAGGACACCGCCCGGCTTGAGGAGCTTCATGGCCCGTAGGTTGATCTCCTTGTAGGCGGCGTAGGCCCGCTCGAGGTCGCGCTTGCTCTTGGCGAAAGCCGGAGGATCCAGCACGATGAGGTCGTAGAGGTTGCGCTGCTTTTCTTGCTCGCGCAAGAACTCAAAGGCGTTGGCCTCACGCGTCTCGAGCCCTAAGCGGTTGGCTGCGGCATTCTCTTGGGCCCGCCTGAGCGCGTCCGCGGAGGAATCTACCGCCACCACCCGGCTGAAGTTTGCGGCCAAGTGTAAGGCGAAAGAGCCATGGTAGCTGAATACGTCGAGGGCCGATTCCCCGCGGAAGGCGTCTAATCGTAGTCGGTTGTCGCGCTGGTCGAGGAAAGCTCCGGTTTTTTGCCCCTCGCGAAGGTCTACCCGGTAACGCACCGGGCCCTCCTCGACCCATACCTGATCGGGTACATTCCCGTGCAGCGGCCTTACCCCTTGGGGGAGCCCCTCGAGTGCCCGGCTCTTCTGATCGTTCTTGGCCAGCACACTCTGGACCGGGAGGGTCTCGAGCAACACCTCCAGCAGCTTTTCGGTCAGCGGCTCGAGGGCTGCCGAACCCACCTGCAAAACTACATGCTGGGCATAGGCATCGAGCACCAGGGCGGGGAGGAAGTCTCCCTCGGCGTGAACCAGCCGGTAGCCCCCGCCGGGGTTTTGCTCGAGCGCTCCTTTGCGGCGCTGGAGGGCTAGCCGTAGGTTATCGAGCAGGGCCGCTTCGGCATCCCGCACCTCGCCAAAGCGAAACGCCCGCACCGCGATCTCCGAAGCTGGGTTCCACAAAGCCCAGGCTAGGAGGCCCTTAGGGCCATATACGGGGAACAGCCCCGGTTCCGGGGGGCCGTCTTGAACATCGCTTTTGTAGACCCAAGGATGTCGGGCCAGCAGGCGGGTGGCCCCTTTGGGGCTCACGCGGATCTTTGCTTTAGCGGACAGTTCCACTTTAGCGAGTCTAAGCGGCGGTCTCCTCGGTTTGCAAGCGAGGGAAGCCCGTGCTACCGGCGAATAGGGCTCTTGTCCCCGGAGCGGCTGTCCACGAGGGCTATTCCTCGGCTTGACCCCGCGAGTCCGGGCCCCTCGATTGAGTAAAAGCGCACAAACTCTCCTACGAATACATGTAACGATTGTTACACAAATGGGCTCGAGGGGGCACGGCAACAAGAGCAGGAGCAAGGAGATCAAGATGGATCTTGGATTGACCCCAATGAATATCCAGCTTTACCGGGTAAACTCTCCCCTGACAGGCAGTCCATCCATCCCCGTGGTTCGCGTTGACACTAGTGTTTGTCGCCCGATACAATACCACGGGCGCTAAATTGCGCAGGTTTTCACGAAAGCAGTTTTCACCGCTCAGGTTGTACGAGAGGAGGCATGGTGGCTAGCCAAGGACTGATCAAGAGCCTTGCCGAGCAGGAGCAGGAACTGGCCCGGCGGTTGGAAGAAGCCCGCCGCGCAGCCCAGGCCAAGCTCAGCGAGGCCGAAGCGGAAGCGGCCCGCATCGAGCAAGCGGCCCAACAGAGCTTGCGCGAACTGGAGAGTCGGTTCCGCGCCGAGACCGCCGAGATGGTGGCCAAGATCGAGGCTGAAGCCCGTCAAAAGGCCGAGGCCGAAGCCCAGGCGATCAGCACTGCTGCTGCCCCCAAGATCGCGGGGGCGATTCAGGAAGTGCTCAAGGAGGTTCTCCCTTAGATCTGCCCAAGCCCCAAAAAGGAGGTATCCCCTGATCGCGACGATGGAAAAACTGATGGTGGCCGGACCCAAACGGCTTGCCAAGGAACTGCTGGCCGAACTCCAGCGGGCCGGGGTTGTGCATATTGAACCCCTGCGTACTGAAGAACTGGGCGAGTACCGCCTCAGCGCCGATGAAGACGGTGAACTCCGGCGCTGGGAAGCAGTGGCAGCGGGCGCCGAACATGCCCTGGGGATTTTGGGAAAAGCTGCCACCCCCACTAAGCCCTTCACCGGGAGCCTCTCCGACGCCGAAGCTATCCTTAAGCCGTGGTTGGAGCGGGCGGAGGTGCTGGGCCGCGAGCGGGCCGCCTTGGAGGAAGAACTCCAGGCTATCCAGCTCTTTGGTTCGGTGGCCGAGCGACTGGCCGGGCTCACCCACGGCCTTGACCAGAGCCAGCGCCTGGCGGTGATCCCCTTCTTGGTGAGCAAGATCGAGGAACTCGAGCCGGTTCGGGCTGCTTTGCAGGCTAGCCTGGAAGATCGCTTTTTGCTCGAGTCGGAGGCCCTGCCCAATCAGATAGCAGCGGTGGTGGTGGTGCTCCGCCGCGACCTCGAGGCCGCCCGCACCGCGCTTTCGCGGCAAGGGCTGGCCGAGTTGCGCTTCCCTGGGGTCTACGGGAACCTTCCGCTGACCCAGGCCGCGGCCCGGATGCGTGAGCGTAGCAAACTGGCCCCCGAGGAGCTGATAGGTATCCGCGAGGAGGTAGCCAAGCTCGCCAAGGAGTCCAAAGACTCCCTAGAGGCCTTGTGGACCCGCGCTAAAGACGAGGTGGCTCGCTTGCGCTCGCTTGCGGACATGGTAGCGGGCAAGTACGGCTTTGCCTTGATGGGCTGGGTTCCCCAGGATGCCAAAGGGCGGGTGGAGACCGCCTTGGGGCGGCTTAAAGATCAGATCCTCTATAGCTTCGAACCGGTGGACGAGCATCACGAAGCCCACCAGGTTCCTGTAACGCTCAAAAATCCCCCTTGGGCCAAGCCCTTTGAACTGCTGCACGGCTTCCTCAACACCCCCCGCTACGGCGGCTATGACCCTACCGTGATGATCGCCACCACCTTCCCCTTTTTCTTCGGCATGGTGGTAGGAGACATGGCCTTTGGGCTGCTGTTTTACCTGTTGGCGCGGCTTTTCGCCGGGTACGCCCGTCGCGGCGAGACCCTCGAGATTGGCTTCCTGGGAGCCAAAATGGGGCCGGATGTACTCGGCCAGCTCTCCAAAGTGCTCACCTGGATGGCCTTCTGGGCGGTGGTGTGGGGGTTCCTCTACGGGGAGTTCTTCGGAACTTTCCTGGAGAAGCTCCACGTCTTCTATGATCCTAACCACCACGGGGAAGCCGGTGAGGCCGCCAAGGGGCTGATCCCCATCCTCATCAACCGCCTCGACTTCGAGCGCACTGCCAACCTGTTGATTGTGATCAGCCTGGCCTTCGGAGTGTTCCAAGTGCTCTACGCCTTCGCGATACGGGCCTATTACGCCTACAAGCACCGGCACATGGCCCACTTCTGGGAGGGCTTGGGCTACTTGGCCGGACTGGTAGGGTTGGTGGCTTTTGCTTACACCTTCCAGACTGGGAAGGGGGCTCCCCTTACCTACATCCTGCTCGCGGTGGGTTTGGCCATCTTCCTGGTTTCGGTCTTCCTGGCCCGCATTCCCCTGATGATCGCCGAGCTTCCTGGAAAGGGCGGGCAGATCCTCAGCTACATCCGTATCTATGCGGTGGGGGTGGCGGGGGCAGTGCTCTACGACCTGGCCAACCAAGTAGGCTTTGGTCTAGCCCACAGCCTCGGTATCATTGGAGTTCTGCTCGGCTTGTTGCTGGGTGGATTGATGGTGATCCTCATCACTGCGGTGACGCTTTTGGGGCACGTGCTCCAGCCGATCCGTTTGCTGTGGATCGAGTTCGCTTCCAACTTCGGTTTCTACGATGAGAGCGGCAAACCGTACCGGCCTTTCCGGTCAGTGCGCGGCGAATCTTCGTAGTCGTAGGTTATCCAGATGAGAGAAGGAGCAAAGGATATGGCAAAGAAAGTTCTCACGGTGTTGGCGTTTGTTCTGGTTGCGGCGTTGGCTTTGGCTGAGGAGGCTACCGGGGGCGCTTCGGTGGCGATGAAGGACGGCCTAAAGGCCATCGGCATGGGTTTGGCGCTGGGCTTAGGCGCTTTGGGTACCGGCGTGGCCCAGTCGGCCATCGGAGCGGCGGCCCTAGGGAGCGTGGTAGAAGACCGTCGCAACATCGGTTTCGCTTTCATCTTCTTCCTGCTGCCCGAGACGCTGGTGATCTTCGGCTTCGTAGGCTTCTTCTTGCTGCGCGGTCTGTAAATTAGGGGAAACGGAGAGGCGTTTGAATGTCCAAACTCGAGGACATCCTAAAACAAGAAGTAAGCTCGGAGATCGCGTCTATCACCGCGGAGGCCGAGGCTAAGGCTCGAGCTATTGTGGAAGCCGCCCAGGCCCGCGCCGAGGCCCTCAAGGCCAGCCGTCTAAAAGCCCTCGAGGCCGAGCGCCAGGCGGCGTTGCGGCGGGCCGAAAGCGCAGCTGAACTGGTAGTCAATCAGGCCCGTATCCGCTCGCGTGGCCAGATCGTAGACCAGGTGAAGTCCGGTGTGCGGCAGGCGTTGGCGGCTTTATCCTCGCAACCCGACTACCCGGCCATCCTCACCCGGCTGGCCGAAGAAGCCTTGCGCGGGGTAGACCAGCCCCAGATCTTGGTGGTAAACCCCCAGGATGCCCAGCACTTGGAGAGCTGGGCCAAGAGCAAGGGGCTCGAGCTTAAAACCGATCCCTCGGTTCGCTTGGGGGTGCGCTTGACCTCAGCAGGGGGAAAATCCTACGTGGAAAACACCCTTGCTGAGCGCCTCGAGCGGGGCTGGGAGGTCTTGTCGGCTAAAGCCGTCAAGGCGATTTGGGGGTAGATGGTGTCCTTTGCCTACCTCAACGCCCGGGTGCGTAACCGCCGGAGCCAAGTTCTGCCGGAGAGCTTTTTCCAGCAGGCCATGAACCAGTCGTTCCCGGAGTTCGTGCGCGCCCTGGGAGAATCCATCTACGGCCCCGACCTGGTAGGGGATGGGCTCGCCGATGTGGACCGGGCGGTCTCCAGTCACCTGGCCCGCACGGTAGCGGACCTGCCCGAGCTGGTCACCGGGACCGAGCGCGAGGCGGTGGCGCTGGCCCTCCTGAGGGCGGACCTCACCAACCTCAAGACCATCCTGCGCGGCAAGGCTGCGGGGCAGAGCCCCGAGGAGATCAAGGCCCGGCTCTCCGGCGGTACCCTGCCAGAAGTGCTGGTAAGCGCCATGCTCCAAGCCCCGGACGTGCCTTCGGTAGCCCAGGTGCTGCAGCTTCCCACCCACCCGCTGGCCAAGGCTCTGCGTGCTGCCGCTGCCCGAACCCAAGATCTCTTGGAGATCGAAGTGGCCCTAGACCGGGATTTCTTCGCCTATTCGCTGGAGAAGGCCCGGCGGTTGGGCCAGGCCTTTTTGGCCTCGTATTTCATGCTCGAGGTGGACGCGATCAACCTCTCCACCGCCTTCAAGCTGCAAGCTTTGGGGGTGCAGGCGGACCCCGAGCGCTACTTCGTGCCGGGGGGGAGGCTGGTCACCCCGGTGCTGTTTAGCCGGGTAGCCTCGGGTGACCTGGGCGCTTTGGAGAGCCTAGCTGGGACTCCTCTGGGCCCGGCGGCTTCGGCTCGCGATCTGGCTGCTTTGGAGCGCGGGTTGCGCCGGGCGCTTTTGGATAAGGCCCTGCAGGGTGGGCGCGACACCCTGGGAGCAGGGATGGCTTTGGCCTATATCCGCGAGAAAGAGTGGGAGGCAGCCCGGGTGCGGCTTTTGGCCCGGCGAGCTTTTTACGGCCTGCCTGTCGCCGCTATTGAGAAGGAGGTCTTCCTGTGAAGATCGCCGTGCTCACCGACCCTGACACTGCTACTGGCTTCCGGCTGGCAGGGCTCGAGGCGGTCTCGGCCAGCCCTGCCGAGGCGGCTTCCAAGCTGATCGAGATGATTGCCTCCAATCGCTACGCCCTGATCGCCGTGGACGAAGGGCTATTGCCTGATCCCAACCGCACTGCCGAACGGGCCATGCGCGGGCGCGAGGTGCCGGTGCTGCTGTCGCTGCCCAACCTGCTCTCGGCCTTTAGCGGCGGGACCGACGCCAAGCTGTACATGCGCCGGCTGGTGCGGGACACCATCGGTTTTGACATCAAGCTATGAGGGGGCCGGGGGCATAGAGCGCCGGGAACGGTTAGAATTCTGATCTCGGAACTCTGGCCTGGCCCTCTAAGAATCCCCACACGAGGAGGACAAAGACGTGGGAATCATCAAGAAAATCGCAGGACCTGCGGTGATCGCCGAGAACCTCGAGGGCGCCAAGATGTACGACATCGTGCGCGTCGGCAAGGAGAAGTTGGTCGGCGAGATCATCCGCCTCGACGGTGAAACCGCCTTCGTGCAGGTCTACGAAGATACCAACGGGCTCCAGGTAGGCGAAGAGGTGGTCACCACCGGACTCCCGCTGGCCGTAGAGCTGGGGCCGGGGATGCTCAACGGTATCTTCGACGGGATCCAACGCCCCCTGGACAAAATCCAGGAGGCCTCCGGCATGTACATCAGCCGGGGTATTGAGGTAAGCCCTCTCGACCGCACCAAAAAGTGGTCCTTCACCCCGATGAAGAAAGTTGGAGATGAGGTGAAGGGAGGGGATGTGCTGGGCACGGTACCGGAGTTTTCCTTCACCCACAAGATCCTGGTTCCGCCGGACAAGGCGGGCCGGATCAAGCGCATCGTGGCGGCGGGGGAGTACACCATCGATGACACCATCGCCGAGCTCGAGGACGGTACCGTGCTGCGCCTGAGCCATCGCTGGCCGGTGCGCAAGGCCCGGCCTATTCAACGCAAGCTCGACCCCAACGAGCCTTTCCTGACCGGGATGCGCATCCTGGACGTGCTCTTCCCGCTCGCTGCGGGGGGTACTGCAGCCATCCCCGGACCCTTCGGTTCAGGTAAGACCGTGACCCAGCAGTCCATTGCCAAGTACGGCGACGCCGACATCGTGGTCTACGTGGGCTGCGGCGAGCGGGGAAACGAAATGACCGACGTGCTGGTGGAGTTCCCCGAACTCGAGGATCCCAAGACCGGTGGCCCGCTCATGCACCGCACCATCCTCATCGCTAACACCTCCAATATGCCGGTGGCGGCCCGTGAGGCCTCGCTCTACACCGGGATCACCGTGGCCGAGTACTTCCGCGACCAGGGCTACAAGGTCTCCCTGATGGCCGATAGCACCAGCCGCTGGGCCGAGGCCTTGCGCGAGATCGCCAGCCGCCTCGAGGAGATGCCCGCCGAAGAAGGCTACCCGCCCTACCTATCTAGCCGTTTGTCGGCCTTCTATGAGCGCAGCGGTAAGGTCATCACTCTGGCTGGGGAGCAGGGGGCGGTTTCGGTGATCGGTGCGGTCAGCCCGGCGGGCGGGGACTTCTCCGAACCGGTCACTCAGGCCACGCTGCGTATCACCGGGGGTTTTTGGGCTTTGGATGC
This window harbors:
- a CDS encoding serine/threonine-protein kinase, which codes for MNFRHLTRKDFKLEMLLGLGRFSQVYLAKAPDDTPVAMKIPRKEVRSDPKLAERFAQEVGLSLALSHKYLVRGLAGKPFGEEAFLALEYMSEGSLEDRLSHGALSADEAKTCLQQIAAALVFLHDQGVIHQDVKPSNIYRNQGVYKLGDLGVARTRENYRLGERAGSPFYMAPELFAGGDPNPASDTYSFGVLAYELLTGRRPFKGETYEQLEYAHLHLPAAPTNLPQPLDRALRGLLDKDPERRKTLKDFLIVLANPVAPPQPKDKKPEAPLKGKGIFGLFRKKG
- a CDS encoding metal-dependent hydrolase; the protein is MLELRYLGHSAVYLSDGKTRIVVDPFLSGNPTASLKAEELEVDYVLVTHAHGDHWGDSLALAQKGATIIGTAEIGYYAESKGAKAIPMNIGGKFKAAWGSLKLTPAWHSSSFPDGTYGGMPTGMILEFGGMKIYHAGDTALFSDMGLIGKHGIDLACLPIGDHFTMGPDDALQALELIRPKAVLPIHYNTFPPIMQDGEAFVARARLLGVEGRALKPGEVWPLQ
- a CDS encoding DUF3809 domain-containing protein; its protein translation is MTLERTFELRIPGTPAELLTPERVFGGRPPFRDLRREGEYLMGELVTYTPLIGDLRFPFRSRLQAEAEGRASLVALFPGDEGGEPPAFWAELSGEGTAVGDALAYTITVRLHAQLPEGEKWGGKALRRMAEAAFQRTISRALETLNQG
- a CDS encoding DUF3248 domain-containing protein, giving the protein MESALDDLLEKLGNHLIWRIGKAEGEEVLVVRVGLATAAPHFGHLPRLRNVQDQEVEELVKSGLVRVEWVE
- a CDS encoding class I SAM-dependent rRNA methyltransferase: MELSAKAKIRVSPKGATRLLARHPWVYKSDVQDGPPEPGLFPVYGPKGLLAWALWNPASEIAVRAFRFGEVRDAEAALLDNLRLALQRRKGALEQNPGGGYRLVHAEGDFLPALVLDAYAQHVVLQVGSAALEPLTEKLLEVLLETLPVQSVLAKNDQKSRALEGLPQGVRPLHGNVPDQVWVEEGPVRYRVDLREGQKTGAFLDQRDNRLRLDAFRGESALDVFSYHGSFALHLAANFSRVVAVDSSADALRRAQENAAANRLGLETREANAFEFLREQEKQRNLYDLIVLDPPAFAKSKRDLERAYAAYKEINLRAMKLLKPGGVLATASCSHHLSEPLFYEMLSDAAADAHKSLRVIEKRTQGWDHPILLNVPETFYLKFALLEVQQ
- a CDS encoding V-type ATPase subunit subunit G family protein, whose amino-acid sequence is MVASQGLIKSLAEQEQELARRLEEARRAAQAKLSEAEAEAARIEQAAQQSLRELESRFRAETAEMVAKIEAEARQKAEAEAQAISTAAAPKIAGAIQEVLKEVLP
- a CDS encoding V-type ATP synthase subunit I yields the protein MEKLMVAGPKRLAKELLAELQRAGVVHIEPLRTEELGEYRLSADEDGELRRWEAVAAGAEHALGILGKAATPTKPFTGSLSDAEAILKPWLERAEVLGRERAALEEELQAIQLFGSVAERLAGLTHGLDQSQRLAVIPFLVSKIEELEPVRAALQASLEDRFLLESEALPNQIAAVVVVLRRDLEAARTALSRQGLAELRFPGVYGNLPLTQAAARMRERSKLAPEELIGIREEVAKLAKESKDSLEALWTRAKDEVARLRSLADMVAGKYGFALMGWVPQDAKGRVETALGRLKDQILYSFEPVDEHHEAHQVPVTLKNPPWAKPFELLHGFLNTPRYGGYDPTVMIATTFPFFFGMVVGDMAFGLLFYLLARLFAGYARRGETLEIGFLGAKMGPDVLGQLSKVLTWMAFWAVVWGFLYGEFFGTFLEKLHVFYDPNHHGEAGEAAKGLIPILINRLDFERTANLLIVISLAFGVFQVLYAFAIRAYYAYKHRHMAHFWEGLGYLAGLVGLVAFAYTFQTGKGAPLTYILLAVGLAIFLVSVFLARIPLMIAELPGKGGQILSYIRIYAVGVAGAVLYDLANQVGFGLAHSLGIIGVLLGLLLGGLMVILITAVTLLGHVLQPIRLLWIEFASNFGFYDESGKPYRPFRSVRGESS
- a CDS encoding F0F1 ATP synthase subunit C, which codes for MAKKVLTVLAFVLVAALALAEEATGGASVAMKDGLKAIGMGLALGLGALGTGVAQSAIGAAALGSVVEDRRNIGFAFIFFLLPETLVIFGFVGFFLLRGL
- a CDS encoding V-type ATP synthase subunit E; protein product: MSKLEDILKQEVSSEIASITAEAEAKARAIVEAAQARAEALKASRLKALEAERQAALRRAESAAELVVNQARIRSRGQIVDQVKSGVRQALAALSSQPDYPAILTRLAEEALRGVDQPQILVVNPQDAQHLESWAKSKGLELKTDPSVRLGVRLTSAGGKSYVENTLAERLERGWEVLSAKAVKAIWG
- a CDS encoding V-type ATPase subunit; the protein is MVSFAYLNARVRNRRSQVLPESFFQQAMNQSFPEFVRALGESIYGPDLVGDGLADVDRAVSSHLARTVADLPELVTGTEREAVALALLRADLTNLKTILRGKAAGQSPEEIKARLSGGTLPEVLVSAMLQAPDVPSVAQVLQLPTHPLAKALRAAAARTQDLLEIEVALDRDFFAYSLEKARRLGQAFLASYFMLEVDAINLSTAFKLQALGVQADPERYFVPGGRLVTPVLFSRVASGDLGALESLAGTPLGPAASARDLAALERGLRRALLDKALQGGRDTLGAGMALAYIREKEWEAARVRLLARRAFYGLPVAAIEKEVFL
- a CDS encoding V-type ATP synthase subunit F — its product is MKIAVLTDPDTATGFRLAGLEAVSASPAEAASKLIEMIASNRYALIAVDEGLLPDPNRTAERAMRGREVPVLLSLPNLLSAFSGGTDAKLYMRRLVRDTIGFDIKL
- a CDS encoding V-type ATP synthase subunit A, with protein sequence MGIIKKIAGPAVIAENLEGAKMYDIVRVGKEKLVGEIIRLDGETAFVQVYEDTNGLQVGEEVVTTGLPLAVELGPGMLNGIFDGIQRPLDKIQEASGMYISRGIEVSPLDRTKKWSFTPMKKVGDEVKGGDVLGTVPEFSFTHKILVPPDKAGRIKRIVAAGEYTIDDTIAELEDGTVLRLSHRWPVRKARPIQRKLDPNEPFLTGMRILDVLFPLAAGGTAAIPGPFGSGKTVTQQSIAKYGDADIVVYVGCGERGNEMTDVLVEFPELEDPKTGGPLMHRTILIANTSNMPVAAREASLYTGITVAEYFRDQGYKVSLMADSTSRWAEALREIASRLEEMPAEEGYPPYLSSRLSAFYERSGKVITLAGEQGAVSVIGAVSPAGGDFSEPVTQATLRITGGFWALDAQLARARHFPAINWARSYSLFLNILEPWYRQNVAPDYPELRTQLITILQREADLQQVVQLVGPDALQDAERLTLEVGRIAREDFLQQNGFDPVDASCSMSKAYGMMQMIVNLYKTAEAALQRGATIADFLSDPVIEKMGRARYVPEAEFPAYKAEFDKALEGAFKVKA